The following coding sequences lie in one Zingiber officinale cultivar Zhangliang chromosome 2B, Zo_v1.1, whole genome shotgun sequence genomic window:
- the LOC122048613 gene encoding probable hexosyltransferase MUCI70, whose protein sequence is MGHVCVTTPLLFQSKLLFLSLLYFLTTLPIALYVSFTHSTCLFRSPPPFPSSVGFSYPLSYSEQKYALPTAHSDCTSSAPFSDYGKVLHEIRNLCWNSTSSPVLRYVEGKGDSFSGNFSARKRKSFFHHNHVDRVAIPCGFLQAFPIKESDRLAMQKCYGVVVVSAIIGDHDKLRQPRGLGSHTIDFVCFFMFIDDATHKVLVAHNILSANEEEVNMVGAWRIVRLRGDQLPYDNPAMNGVIPKYLVQRLFPNSKFSVWLDAKLQLTVDPLLLIHSLLVIPDADMAISNHPFNIHTMEEAIATARWKKWADLESLRVQMETYCENGLQPWSTSKLPYTTDVPDTALILRRHGLKGNLFSCLLFNELAAFNSRDQLAFAYVRDLMVPKIKINMFEFEVFEQVAMEYRHNLKREAREQPIKMASSREINGSSCEDYLLKMWEESIG, encoded by the exons ATGGGGCATGTTTGTGTGACAACCCCTCTCCTCTTCCAATCCAAACTCCTCTTCCTGTCGCTCCTCTACTTCCTTACCACCCTCCCCATTGCTCTCTACGTCTCCTTCACCCACTCCACCTGCCTCTTCCGCTCCCCGCCGCCCTTCCCAAGCTCCGTCGGCTTTTCCTACCCGCTCTCCTATTCCGAGCAGAAATACGCCCTCCCCACCGCCCACTCCGATTGCACCTCCTCTGCCCCCTTCTCCG ATTACGGTAAGGTTCTCCACGAGATCCGCAATCTCTGCTGGAATTCTACGTCATCCCCTGTTCTGAGGTATgtagaaggaaaaggagatagcTTTTCCGGCAACTTCTCTGCCAGGAAGAGGAAGTCCTTCTTCCATCACAACCATGTCGATCGGGTTGCGATCCCATGCGGATTCTTGCAGGCATTCCCCATCAAAGAATCTG ACAGGTTGGCCATGCAGAAATGCTACGGCGTAGTCGTGGTATCAGCAATCATTGGTGACCATGACAAACTCCGGCAACCGAGAGGCTTGGGATCTCACACAATAGACTTCGTTTGCTTCTTCATGTTCATCGACGACGCCACCCACAAAGTCCTCGTCGCCCACAATATCCTCTCCGCCAACGAAGAGGAAGTAAACATGGTCGGAGCGTGGAGGATAGTGAGACTCCGCGGTGACCAATTGCCCTACGACAACCCAGCAATGAATGGAGTGATTCCCAAGTATCTGGTGCAGCGTCTCTTCCCCAATTCAAAGTTCAGCGTGTGGCTGGACGCCAAGCTGCAACTGACGGTGGATCCTCTGCTTTTGATCCACTCTCTTCTTGTAATACCAGATGCAGACATGGCGATATCGAATCACCCGTTTAACATCCACACCATGGAGGAGGCCATCGCTACTGCGAGGTGGAAGAAGTGGGCAGACTTGGAGTCGCTAAGGGTGCAAATGGAGACATACTGCGAGAATGGGCTACAACCATGGTCAACCAGCAAGCTTCCTTACACAACGG aCGTTCCAGATACTGCGCTGATACTAAGGAGGCATGGATTGAAGGGCAACCTCTTCTCCTGCCTCCTCTTCAACGAGCTCGCGGCATTCAACTCCAGAGATCAACTCGCCTTTGCCTACGTGCGGGATCTCATGGTGCCCAAGATCAAGATCAACATGTTCGAATTCGAGGTCTTCGAGCAAGTAGCCATGGAATATCGGCACAACCTCAAGCGCGAAGCCAGAGAGCAGCCCATTAAGATGGCCTCCTCGAGAGAGATAAACGGCAGCAGCTGCGAGGACTACCTCTTAAAGATGTGGGAAGAATCCATTggctaa